One genomic region from Muriicola soli encodes:
- a CDS encoding TonB-dependent receptor: protein MRLTLSIGFFFVLLCAGAQQIKVIDGETKRPLVNALLYNANKSKTLITDIEGICDLSEFKALERFTVSHIGYETKITNKNQILRRGGRIELIPKTEQLEAVVMSISKWEQQKKDIPQKVTSISAGDISFTNPQTSADLLQNSGQVFVQKSQLGGGSPMIRGFATNRLVLSVDGVRMNNAIFRGGNIQNVISIDPFTIKNTEVVFGPGSVIYGSDAIGGVMNFYTLKPQLPRVDTILVSGNADFRYASANNENTIHGDVNVASKKWASLSSITYNRFDDLRIGSHGPQRYLRNQFVQRQNGTDVLLNNSKPKLQTPTAYDQINFLQKIAFRPDSDWQYDLGLYYSETSDYSRYDRLIRPDNEGTGLRSAEWYYGPQKWFMGNLQLYKKGSGKFYDGLKLTTAYQRFEESRNDRDFQDPILNRTREKVDAISANLDFENKRIGDLRLYYGGEYIFNRVHSDGSQLNIETNQEEEAASRYPDGSSWQTLAGYVNAEYKAMPNLTLLSGLRYSHVWINAEFDTTFYPFPFEEAKLDNGALTGSLGLSWFPNQSTQITLNGSTGFRAPNIDDIGKVFDSEPGSVVVPNPQLEPEYAYNVDFGIKKNFKNKAVLRAATFYTYLVDALVRRDFTFNGEREILYNGELSNVQAIQNAAKAYVYGFEFGGEVYLNKEMQLTSNLTITNGIEEDDNGEDSAARHAAPTFGDFHFIWTKTRLKTDLFLNFNGEIRYEDLALTERSKDYIYDLDENGNPYSPSWYTLNLRSQYQFSNALTASLSLENITDQRYRTYSSGISAPGINLILALGIVF from the coding sequence ATGCGCCTAACACTAAGCATTGGATTTTTCTTTGTGCTGCTCTGCGCGGGCGCGCAGCAGATTAAGGTAATAGACGGGGAAACCAAAAGACCCCTTGTCAATGCCCTGCTCTACAATGCCAACAAAAGTAAAACCCTCATTACTGATATTGAAGGTATTTGCGATCTGTCAGAATTCAAAGCTTTAGAACGCTTTACCGTTAGTCATATCGGCTATGAAACCAAAATAACCAATAAAAATCAGATCCTCAGAAGAGGAGGAAGAATAGAGCTAATTCCCAAAACGGAACAACTTGAAGCGGTGGTGATGTCAATCTCTAAATGGGAACAACAGAAAAAAGATATCCCCCAAAAAGTAACTTCAATAAGTGCCGGAGATATCTCTTTTACCAATCCCCAGACCTCCGCAGATCTTTTGCAAAACAGCGGGCAAGTTTTTGTGCAAAAGAGTCAGTTAGGTGGAGGAAGCCCTATGATTAGGGGCTTTGCAACCAACCGACTTGTTCTCTCAGTTGACGGGGTTCGTATGAATAATGCGATCTTCAGGGGTGGGAACATTCAAAATGTTATCTCCATTGATCCCTTTACGATCAAGAATACAGAAGTGGTATTTGGCCCGGGCTCTGTGATTTACGGGAGTGACGCTATAGGGGGAGTGATGAATTTTTACACCTTAAAACCACAATTGCCCAGGGTTGATACAATTTTAGTGAGTGGGAATGCAGATTTTAGATATGCCAGCGCAAATAATGAAAATACCATACACGGTGATGTGAATGTCGCTTCAAAAAAATGGGCATCATTAAGCAGTATTACTTACAATCGTTTCGATGATCTGCGCATCGGAAGTCACGGCCCCCAAAGATATCTCCGAAATCAATTTGTGCAACGGCAAAATGGAACGGATGTACTGCTTAATAATAGTAAGCCAAAGTTGCAAACCCCAACGGCTTATGATCAGATCAACTTTTTACAAAAAATAGCCTTCAGACCGGATAGCGACTGGCAATACGATCTCGGGTTATACTATTCAGAGACTTCAGATTACTCGCGTTATGACCGCCTAATCAGGCCGGATAATGAAGGTACAGGACTCAGATCTGCAGAATGGTATTACGGGCCGCAAAAGTGGTTTATGGGTAATCTTCAGCTGTACAAAAAAGGGAGTGGTAAATTTTATGACGGCCTTAAATTAACCACGGCCTACCAGCGGTTTGAGGAGAGCCGTAACGATCGGGATTTTCAGGATCCGATCCTGAACCGAACCAGGGAAAAAGTGGATGCAATTTCGGCTAACCTCGATTTTGAAAATAAGCGAATAGGTGATTTGAGACTGTATTATGGAGGGGAGTATATTTTTAACAGGGTACATTCTGATGGGAGTCAATTGAATATTGAGACCAATCAGGAGGAAGAAGCCGCTTCGCGATATCCTGACGGATCAAGCTGGCAAACCCTTGCCGGATATGTGAACGCCGAGTACAAGGCGATGCCCAATTTAACACTGCTATCCGGGCTGAGGTACAGCCACGTATGGATCAATGCCGAATTTGACACTACCTTTTACCCCTTTCCCTTTGAAGAAGCCAAACTCGATAACGGTGCATTAACGGGTAGTTTGGGTTTGAGCTGGTTCCCGAATCAATCGACTCAAATAACGCTTAACGGATCTACTGGCTTCAGGGCTCCCAATATTGACGATATCGGGAAGGTTTTCGATTCGGAACCCGGATCAGTAGTAGTGCCCAACCCGCAATTGGAACCTGAGTACGCTTACAATGTCGACTTTGGCATCAAAAAGAACTTTAAAAATAAAGCTGTTTTGCGAGCGGCTACCTTTTATACCTATCTGGTAGATGCCCTTGTGCGCCGGGATTTTACTTTTAATGGGGAACGAGAAATCCTTTACAATGGGGAACTGAGTAATGTACAAGCCATTCAGAATGCGGCCAAAGCCTATGTCTACGGTTTTGAATTTGGAGGCGAAGTGTATCTGAACAAAGAAATGCAACTGACCTCAAACCTCACCATAACCAATGGAATTGAAGAAGACGACAATGGAGAAGATTCGGCCGCAAGGCATGCCGCTCCAACGTTTGGGGACTTCCATTTTATCTGGACTAAAACAAGACTAAAAACCGATCTCTTCCTCAACTTTAATGGGGAAATACGATATGAAGATCTGGCTCTTACGGAGCGAAGCAAAGATTATATTTACGATCTGGACGAGAACGGGAATCCTTATTCCCCCTCCTGGTACACTTTAAATCTTAGGTCGCAGTATCAGTTCAGCAATGCCTTAACGGCTTCCTTATCCCTTGAAAATATAACAGACCAGAGATACCGGACGTACTCTTCAGGAATATCTGCACCGGGAATAAACCTGATCCTGGCCCTCGGAATTGTATTTTAA
- the recO gene encoding DNA repair protein RecO produces MRVTTRAIVLSSLKYGDTSLIVKMFTKSDGLKTYLLKGILGSKKGKLKSAYFLPLTQLEIVAVHRNKGSMERLQEVKVINPYQTLHSDIVKNALAFFLAEMMGNSIHEEEKNEGLYQFLEAAFQWADHHDQISNFHLYFLLQASKYLGFYPDISEPVSEYFDLQDGRFVMQPTLNPLLTGRELYLFQAFLGTNFDAIQTIRIKKEERQALLQKLVLYFELHLHGFRKPRSLEVLNEVFN; encoded by the coding sequence ATGCGAGTGACAACCAGAGCTATTGTGCTCTCTTCCCTTAAATACGGAGATACCAGCCTGATCGTAAAGATGTTTACGAAATCAGACGGGTTAAAGACCTACCTTCTCAAAGGGATACTGGGATCGAAAAAAGGAAAATTAAAATCGGCTTATTTCCTGCCCTTAACACAGTTGGAAATTGTTGCTGTCCACAGGAATAAAGGCAGTATGGAACGACTGCAGGAGGTAAAGGTCATCAATCCCTATCAGACATTACATTCGGATATTGTCAAAAATGCTCTTGCCTTCTTCCTCGCAGAAATGATGGGCAACAGTATCCATGAGGAAGAAAAGAACGAAGGCTTGTATCAATTTCTGGAAGCCGCCTTTCAGTGGGCAGATCACCACGATCAGATCAGTAATTTCCATTTGTATTTTCTCCTACAAGCTAGCAAGTACCTGGGCTTCTATCCCGATATTTCTGAGCCGGTTTCTGAATATTTTGACCTGCAGGACGGTCGCTTTGTAATGCAGCCTACCCTGAACCCACTCCTAACAGGACGAGAATTATACCTTTTCCAGGCCTTCTTAGGCACAAATTTTGATGCTATTCAAACAATTAGAATCAAGAAGGAAGAGAGACAGGCTTTGTTGCAAAAATTGGTCCTCTATTTTGAATTACATTTGCACGGTTTTAGAAAACCCAGATCGCTGGAGGTTTTAAATGAAGTTTTCAATTGA
- the gdhA gene encoding NADP-specific glutamate dehydrogenase encodes MDAKINAFMDEVKGRNGHEPEFIQAVQEVAETVIPYIAQHEIYNGKNILLRMVEPERLLSFRVAWVDDDGEIHVNRGYRIQMNSAIGPYKGGLRFHPTVNASILKFLAFEQVFKNSLTTLPMGGGKGGSDFDPKGKSDDEVMRFCHSFMTELCRHIGPNTDVPAGDIGVGAREIGFLFGMYKKIKNEFTGVLTGKGLSWGGSKIRPEATGYGTVYFAENMLKTRGESIEGKTVVISGSGNVAQYAAEKVLQLGGKVVTLSDSGGYIHDKDGINEEKLEWVMDLKNNRRGRISEYVDKYSSATYHEGKTPWEVPCDIALPCATQNELDGDGAKALIKNGCICVAEGANMPSMPDAIHAFHENKILFAPGKASNAGGVATSGLEMSQNSLRISWTREEVDDRLKGIMEDIHDSCIEYGKEDDGYCNYVKGANIAGFVKVADAMLAQGVI; translated from the coding sequence ATGGATGCAAAAATCAATGCCTTTATGGATGAGGTTAAGGGTAGAAATGGTCATGAACCCGAATTTATCCAGGCCGTACAGGAAGTAGCAGAGACGGTAATCCCTTACATAGCCCAACACGAAATCTACAATGGAAAAAATATACTGCTGCGCATGGTTGAGCCCGAACGCCTGTTATCCTTCAGAGTTGCATGGGTAGATGATGATGGGGAAATACATGTCAACAGGGGATACAGGATTCAAATGAATTCGGCCATAGGGCCTTATAAAGGTGGACTGCGTTTTCACCCAACAGTAAATGCCAGCATCCTGAAATTCCTGGCCTTTGAACAGGTATTTAAAAACAGCTTAACCACGCTCCCCATGGGAGGTGGAAAAGGAGGATCCGATTTTGATCCCAAAGGGAAAAGTGACGATGAGGTAATGCGTTTCTGCCATTCGTTTATGACCGAGCTGTGCAGGCACATCGGTCCCAATACAGACGTTCCAGCCGGAGATATTGGGGTAGGTGCAAGGGAGATCGGTTTTCTGTTTGGGATGTACAAAAAAATAAAAAATGAATTTACCGGAGTACTAACAGGAAAAGGACTTTCCTGGGGAGGTTCAAAAATCAGACCTGAAGCAACAGGATATGGCACCGTATATTTTGCGGAGAATATGTTGAAGACTAGAGGTGAAAGCATTGAAGGTAAGACTGTGGTTATTTCGGGTTCGGGAAATGTGGCTCAGTACGCTGCTGAAAAAGTTCTGCAGTTAGGAGGAAAAGTGGTTACCCTCTCCGATTCGGGCGGGTATATTCACGATAAGGACGGAATTAATGAAGAAAAGCTTGAGTGGGTTATGGACCTTAAAAATAATCGAAGAGGTCGTATTTCAGAGTATGTGGATAAATATAGCTCAGCCACGTACCACGAAGGAAAAACTCCATGGGAAGTGCCTTGTGACATAGCCCTGCCATGCGCCACGCAAAATGAACTCGATGGCGACGGGGCAAAAGCACTCATCAAAAACGGTTGTATCTGCGTTGCTGAAGGAGCCAATATGCCATCAATGCCTGATGCCATTCACGCCTTCCATGAAAACAAAATACTTTTTGCTCCCGGAAAAGCTTCAAATGCAGGGGGAGTTGCTACCTCCGGACTTGAAATGTCTCAGAATTCCCTGAGGATCAGCTGGACAAGAGAAGAAGTAGATGATCGTCTGAAGGGAATTATGGAGGATATCCATGACTCCTGTATTGAATACGGAAAAGAAGATGACGGATATTGCAACTACGTTAAAGGTGCAAACATCGCCGGCTTTGTAAAAGTGGCAGACGCCATGCTCGCCCAGGGGGTGATATAA
- a CDS encoding DUF3298 and DUF4163 domain-containing protein, with product MKFLKPLFVLSVVAVFTSCEEESALVMEPVVYTSAPCNSCPEISISYPRILEDTKLGRTVNDGIEAEIIELLTFADSLEVDNLNEAVNSFSLGYSELKEVYPDETVPWEANINAEVSFENRRVLSIKLDSYLFTGGAHGYSASNFLNFDIEKGEEINTRELFRDLLAFRSYAETKFREQEKIPADAPINSTGFMFERDTFYLPENIGLTPKGILLLYNQYEVASYADGQIQLLIPFKEAKKFVSPGMKL from the coding sequence ATGAAGTTTTTAAAACCTCTGTTTGTCTTATCAGTTGTTGCGGTTTTTACTTCTTGTGAAGAAGAATCAGCTCTCGTAATGGAGCCTGTGGTCTATACCAGTGCTCCCTGTAACAGCTGCCCGGAAATATCCATTAGTTATCCCCGGATTCTGGAAGATACTAAATTGGGAAGGACAGTAAACGACGGAATTGAAGCAGAGATCATAGAACTACTAACTTTTGCTGACAGCCTGGAGGTTGACAACCTCAATGAAGCAGTAAATTCATTCTCCCTGGGGTATTCAGAGTTAAAAGAGGTCTACCCCGACGAAACGGTACCATGGGAAGCGAACATTAATGCGGAAGTATCTTTTGAGAACAGACGTGTGCTGTCCATAAAATTGGATTCCTATCTGTTTACCGGAGGAGCTCATGGTTATTCAGCCTCTAATTTCCTGAATTTTGACATAGAAAAAGGTGAGGAAATAAATACGCGTGAGCTCTTCAGAGATCTCCTGGCTTTCCGCTCCTATGCTGAAACCAAATTCAGGGAGCAGGAAAAAATTCCTGCAGACGCTCCTATCAATAGTACCGGATTTATGTTCGAGCGCGACACCTTCTACCTGCCCGAAAATATTGGTCTCACGCCAAAAGGCATTCTGTTATTATACAACCAATACGAAGTTGCCTCCTATGCCGATGGACAAATACAACTTCTAATTCCCTTCAAGGAAGCAAAGAAATTTGTTTCTCCTGGAATGAAGCTCTGA
- a CDS encoding DinB family protein, with protein MENLFNITSKLHDIYHRVLTETPEEQLFVIPNSHKNNLFWNIAHALVTEQLLIYKLSKLPMRLEDSLIDRYSKGTFPEEEVSAETVKKIADALLLAPDWIKGDYEKGIFKEFNSYTTSAKVTLNCVEDAIAFNHFHLGLHYGTILGIKKIISTGG; from the coding sequence ATGGAAAATCTTTTCAACATTACCTCAAAATTACATGACATATATCACAGGGTACTTACAGAAACCCCTGAAGAGCAATTATTCGTCATCCCGAATTCTCACAAGAACAATCTTTTCTGGAATATAGCACATGCCCTTGTCACTGAACAATTGCTTATCTACAAACTCAGTAAGCTTCCTATGCGGCTTGAGGATTCACTGATCGATAGATACAGCAAAGGGACATTCCCTGAGGAGGAAGTAAGTGCCGAAACGGTAAAGAAGATAGCTGACGCCTTGTTACTCGCTCCGGACTGGATAAAAGGGGATTATGAAAAAGGGATTTTTAAAGAATTTAATTCATACACTACAAGTGCAAAAGTCACTTTGAATTGTGTAGAGGATGCGATTGCCTTTAATCACTTTCATTTGGGATTACACTACGGTACTATCCTGGGGATAAAGAAAATTATTTCTACCGGGGGATAA
- a CDS encoding arsenate reductase family protein gives MKGTFFYLSTCDTCKRIIGELNLPQGITLQDIKTKPLSEAQLLQLKTLAGSYEALFSKRARMYKERNLKDKKLTESDYRKLLLEHYTFLKRPVLLIGDKVFIGNAKKTVAEARETLHP, from the coding sequence ATGAAAGGGACATTTTTTTACTTAAGCACTTGTGATACTTGTAAACGAATTATTGGCGAACTCAATTTGCCCCAGGGGATCACGCTTCAGGACATCAAAACAAAACCTTTATCTGAGGCACAACTCCTCCAATTAAAGACACTGGCCGGAAGTTACGAGGCACTTTTTAGTAAGCGTGCAAGGATGTACAAAGAGCGTAATCTCAAAGATAAGAAGCTAACGGAATCGGATTACCGCAAGCTGCTTTTGGAACACTACACCTTCCTGAAACGACCAGTCCTGCTTATCGGAGACAAGGTCTTTATTGGCAATGCTAAAAAAACCGTGGCTGAGGCCCGAGAAACACTCCATCCTTGA
- a CDS encoding DMT family transporter, translated as MTKRTLALLAALGATVIYGLNHTIAKGVMPIYVKPFGFIMIRVLGATALFWAISFLGPSEKIEKKDWGRLILCALFGMVINMLAFFKGLELSTPINSSVLVTTTPIIVVVLSALLIQERIRLLKGLGVIIGLIGALGLIIYGQEVRQDAPNIPLGNMLFLVNALFFGLYLILVKKLIAKYHPFTLMKWLFLLGIFINLPVALPDFLEISWTTLPGEALWKIAFVVLGTTFCTYLFNAFALTQLKASTVSAFIYVQPLVGIVFAVASGKDELSPVKIIAALMVCLGVYLVSKKAKPDPSVTS; from the coding sequence TTGACAAAAAGAACTCTTGCCCTTCTTGCCGCGCTGGGGGCAACCGTCATTTATGGCCTAAACCATACCATCGCCAAAGGCGTTATGCCCATCTACGTAAAACCTTTTGGCTTTATAATGATTCGCGTACTGGGTGCAACAGCCCTCTTTTGGGCTATCTCTTTCCTGGGGCCGAGTGAAAAGATTGAAAAGAAAGATTGGGGCCGACTCATTCTCTGCGCGCTTTTTGGGATGGTTATCAATATGCTTGCCTTTTTTAAAGGCCTTGAACTATCCACTCCCATTAACAGCTCTGTACTGGTAACGACCACACCTATAATTGTTGTTGTCCTATCTGCTCTCCTAATTCAGGAACGGATAAGGCTACTCAAAGGCCTCGGAGTTATCATCGGGCTCATAGGTGCATTGGGGCTCATTATATACGGGCAGGAAGTAAGACAGGATGCGCCTAATATTCCTTTGGGGAACATGCTATTTTTAGTCAATGCACTCTTTTTTGGCCTCTACCTTATCCTGGTTAAAAAACTAATTGCAAAATATCATCCTTTCACCCTGATGAAATGGCTTTTCCTTTTAGGAATCTTTATTAACCTCCCTGTGGCACTACCTGATTTTCTTGAGATTTCATGGACAACACTCCCGGGTGAAGCCCTCTGGAAGATCGCCTTTGTGGTATTAGGCACCACCTTTTGCACGTATCTCTTTAACGCCTTCGCCCTCACACAACTAAAAGCGTCAACGGTAAGTGCTTTTATCTATGTTCAGCCGCTGGTAGGGATCGTTTTTGCCGTTGCAAGCGGGAAGGACGAATTAAGTCCTGTTAAGATTATTGCCGCCCTGATGGTTTGCCTTGGCGTTTATCTGGTGAGTAAAAAAGCTAAGCCAGATCCTTCGGTGACTTCTTAA
- a CDS encoding acyl-CoA thioesterase: MTYLKEFEVRWSDLDANRHMANSAYTNFMSHTRMAFLMEMGFDHKTLIEHQIGPVVFYEHMYYFKEVFPGKPIKVSVEVTGMSEDGMFFEFQHNFYTADGMNVAHCEMMGAWISLETRKLIPLKGELLNRFMDFERAENFKLLTKEDTRKFKKSPKDLA, translated from the coding sequence ATGACTTATTTAAAGGAATTTGAGGTGAGATGGAGCGATCTGGATGCCAATCGCCATATGGCCAACAGTGCATATACCAACTTTATGAGTCACACCCGAATGGCTTTTCTCATGGAAATGGGATTTGATCACAAAACCTTAATTGAGCATCAAATAGGCCCGGTTGTATTCTACGAGCATATGTATTACTTCAAGGAAGTTTTTCCCGGAAAGCCAATAAAAGTATCAGTTGAAGTTACGGGAATGAGTGAAGACGGAATGTTTTTTGAATTTCAGCACAATTTTTATACGGCAGATGGCATGAATGTGGCACACTGCGAAATGATGGGGGCCTGGATAAGTCTGGAAACCCGAAAATTAATTCCACTAAAGGGAGAACTTCTCAATAGATTTATGGATTTTGAAAGGGCTGAAAACTTTAAACTGCTTACAAAGGAGGATACTCGAAAATTTAAGAAGTCACCGAAGGATCTGGCTTAG
- a CDS encoding NAD(P)H-dependent flavin oxidoreductase encodes MSSKPAFIKSLSLPAIAAPMFLISGPNLVVECCKNGIVGTFPALNQRSSEGFEEWLIEIKEALSAYEKESGKKAAPFGVNLIVHPTNPRLEADLKLCIKHKVPIIITSLGAVSQVVDAVHSYGGLVFHDIIKKRHAEKAAEAGVDGLILVAAGAGGHAGTINPMSLVAEIKKFFDKTIILSGCISTGRDIASAMQMGADLAYMGTRFINTTESKAPEEYRKMIIDAGASDVVYTAAISGVHANFLGASLKAAGISEEDLKKDRKIDFGKELDTEAKAWKTIWSAGQGVTTVENVLAVEELVSQLKHEFREAVEAQYQLLKLYP; translated from the coding sequence ATGAGTTCAAAACCAGCCTTTATAAAGTCGCTTTCCCTGCCGGCCATTGCAGCACCTATGTTCCTGATTTCAGGACCCAATTTAGTTGTGGAATGTTGTAAAAACGGTATCGTTGGAACCTTTCCCGCCCTTAATCAGCGTAGTAGCGAGGGCTTTGAAGAATGGTTGATAGAAATTAAGGAAGCCCTGTCTGCCTATGAAAAAGAGAGCGGTAAAAAAGCAGCTCCTTTTGGGGTGAACCTCATTGTACATCCGACCAATCCCAGATTGGAGGCCGACCTAAAACTCTGTATCAAACACAAGGTGCCCATCATCATCACCTCCCTGGGAGCAGTATCACAGGTAGTTGATGCCGTGCACAGTTACGGTGGACTCGTATTTCACGATATTATCAAAAAACGGCATGCTGAAAAGGCTGCCGAAGCCGGGGTAGACGGATTGATTTTAGTAGCCGCAGGGGCCGGTGGCCATGCCGGTACGATAAATCCCATGTCCCTGGTAGCTGAGATCAAAAAATTCTTTGACAAAACCATTATCCTGTCAGGATGTATTTCCACCGGGCGTGACATTGCCTCTGCCATGCAAATGGGGGCAGACCTGGCTTATATGGGTACACGTTTTATCAATACAACCGAAAGTAAAGCCCCTGAAGAGTATCGCAAAATGATCATTGATGCCGGCGCAAGTGATGTGGTCTATACCGCCGCCATATCAGGAGTACATGCCAATTTTCTGGGTGCAAGTCTTAAGGCTGCAGGAATTTCCGAAGAAGATCTGAAAAAAGACCGGAAGATCGATTTTGGCAAAGAACTCGATACCGAAGCAAAAGCCTGGAAGACCATTTGGTCAGCCGGACAGGGTGTGACTACTGTTGAGAATGTATTAGCCGTAGAAGAACTCGTATCTCAGCTTAAACATGAATTCAGGGAGGCTGTTGAGGCTCAATATCAACTTCTCAAGCTTTATCCCTAA
- a CDS encoding YheT family hydrolase — translation MPELQSKYKPPLLFRNGHVSTVYYGLFRKIDHFEQERERLELPDGDFMDLDWSFAEQASSKVVILLHGLEGHGQRPYITGSAKHLNQAGYDCCAVNFRGCSGEPNRLYRSYHSGATEDLDAVVEHILGSKTYSELYIKGISLGGNMVLKYAGEGRELPPSLKAIVAVSVPVDLHSSLKALMRWENIPYARRFRKHLVAKLKAKQPQFPELLPDHEIHKIKTLKDFDDIYTSRAHGFVDALDYYAQCSALQFLDNIRTKTLIINARNDSFLGPECYPYKEAAANENIYLEVPEYGGHVGFYDAQNIAYTEKRALKFFEQN, via the coding sequence ATGCCGGAGCTGCAATCAAAGTACAAGCCCCCTTTACTCTTTAGGAATGGCCATGTTTCTACGGTTTATTATGGTTTATTTCGAAAAATCGACCATTTTGAACAAGAACGCGAACGCCTCGAACTTCCCGATGGAGATTTTATGGATCTCGACTGGAGTTTTGCAGAGCAGGCTTCTTCCAAAGTAGTAATCCTGCTTCACGGGTTGGAAGGGCACGGCCAAAGACCTTATATTACAGGTAGCGCAAAACACCTTAATCAGGCGGGATACGACTGTTGTGCAGTTAATTTTCGGGGGTGCAGTGGGGAACCTAACCGACTTTATCGTTCCTACCATTCGGGGGCAACAGAAGATCTGGATGCAGTAGTTGAACATATATTGGGAAGCAAAACATATTCAGAACTGTATATCAAAGGCATTAGTTTGGGCGGGAACATGGTATTGAAATACGCAGGAGAAGGCAGGGAGCTTCCTCCCTCACTAAAGGCTATTGTTGCTGTTTCAGTACCGGTGGATCTACACAGTTCCCTCAAGGCTTTGATGCGATGGGAAAACATCCCTTATGCCCGCAGATTTAGAAAACACCTGGTGGCTAAACTGAAGGCGAAACAGCCTCAATTTCCTGAACTATTGCCAGACCACGAAATCCATAAGATCAAGACCCTGAAGGATTTTGATGATATCTACACCAGCAGAGCCCACGGTTTTGTAGATGCCCTTGATTATTACGCTCAGTGCAGTGCCTTGCAATTCCTCGACAATATCAGGACAAAGACGCTTATCATCAATGCCCGAAACGACTCGTTTTTGGGTCCGGAATGTTATCCTTATAAAGAGGCGGCTGCCAATGAAAATATTTATCTGGAGGTTCCTGAATACGGAGGACATGTGGGGTTTTACGATGCCCAGAATATAGCCTATACTGAAAAAAGGGCGTTAAAGTTCTTCGAGCAAAATTAA
- a CDS encoding c-type cytochrome → MKKILLAAVLGFFALSCGEKKEEKKEGFEMNRTKSTTSVDTKSEGVPVDMDNKGIGPITDLTFPDEINTEMAARGEAKYNAICTACHMAEQRMIGPAMAGVYERRSPEWVMNMILNPDGMLREDPIAKALLKEYNNAIMLNQNLTQEEARDIAEYLRTL, encoded by the coding sequence ATGAAAAAAATACTACTGGCAGCGGTGTTGGGCTTTTTTGCTCTCAGTTGCGGCGAAAAGAAAGAAGAGAAAAAAGAGGGCTTTGAAATGAACAGGACCAAGTCTACGACCAGCGTCGATACGAAGTCGGAAGGCGTGCCGGTGGATATGGATAATAAAGGTATTGGTCCAATAACTGATCTGACATTTCCGGATGAAATAAATACGGAAATGGCTGCCCGGGGAGAAGCGAAATACAATGCTATCTGTACGGCATGCCACATGGCCGAACAACGGATGATCGGTCCGGCTATGGCCGGAGTTTACGAAAGACGCAGTCCGGAATGGGTGATGAATATGATCTTAAATCCTGACGGCATGCTACGTGAGGATCCTATCGCCAAGGCGCTTTTGAAGGAGTATAACAACGCTATTATGCTCAATCAGAACCTTACCCAGGAAGAGGCCCGGGATATTGCGGAATATCTGAGAACACTCTAG